In Geobacillus kaustophilus, a genomic segment contains:
- a CDS encoding NADH-quinone oxidoreductase subunit D, which yields MLRTEEMILNVGPQHPSTHGVFRLILKIEGEIIQEATPVIGYLHRGTEKIAEGLQYTQIIPYTDRMDYLSAMTNNYVLCHAVETMMGIEVPERAEYLRVLAMELGRIASHLVWWGTYLLDLGATSPFLYAFREREMIINLLNELSGARLTFNYMRIGGVKWDAPDGWIDKVKQFVPYMREKLHGYHELVTGNEIFRQRVTGVGRYTKEEAISYSLSGVNLRSTGVKWDLRKDEPYSIYDRFDFDVPVRDGGDCLARYECRMAEIEQSLRIIEQACEQFPPEGPIMGKVPRIIKAPPGETFVRIEAPRGEIGCYIASDGKKEPYRLKFRRPSFYNLQILPKLLKGENLANVIAILGSIDIVLGEVDG from the coding sequence ATGCTGCGCACAGAAGAAATGATTTTAAACGTCGGCCCTCAACACCCGAGCACGCACGGGGTGTTCCGCCTCATTTTGAAAATTGAAGGCGAGATCATTCAAGAAGCAACACCGGTCATCGGCTATTTGCACCGCGGGACGGAGAAAATTGCCGAAGGGCTGCAATATACGCAAATCATCCCGTACACCGACCGGATGGACTACTTGTCGGCGATGACGAACAACTACGTGCTTTGCCATGCGGTCGAAACGATGATGGGCATTGAAGTGCCGGAGCGGGCTGAATATTTGCGCGTTCTCGCCATGGAGCTCGGGCGGATCGCCAGCCATCTCGTCTGGTGGGGGACGTACTTGCTTGACCTTGGCGCGACGAGCCCGTTTTTGTACGCGTTCCGTGAACGGGAAATGATTATTAATCTATTAAATGAGCTGTCTGGAGCACGGCTGACGTTCAACTATATGCGCATCGGCGGCGTCAAATGGGATGCGCCGGACGGTTGGATTGACAAAGTGAAGCAGTTCGTTCCGTACATGCGGGAGAAACTTCACGGCTATCATGAGCTTGTCACTGGCAATGAAATTTTCCGCCAGCGCGTCACCGGCGTCGGGAGGTATACGAAAGAAGAGGCGATCAGCTATTCGCTGAGCGGCGTCAACTTGCGGTCGACCGGCGTCAAATGGGATTTGCGCAAAGATGAACCGTATTCGATCTATGACCGCTTTGATTTTGACGTGCCGGTGCGCGACGGCGGCGACTGCCTCGCCCGCTATGAATGCCGGATGGCGGAAATCGAACAGTCGCTCCGCATCATCGAGCAGGCGTGTGAGCAATTTCCGCCTGAGGGGCCGATCATGGGAAAAGTGCCCCGCATCATTAAAGCGCCGCCTGGGGAGACGTTCGTCCGCATTGAAGCGCCGCGCGGCGAGATCGGCTGCTATATTGCGAGCGACGGCAAAAAAGAGCCGTACCGCCTCAAATTCCGGCGCCCGTCGTTTTACAACTTGCAAATACTCCCGAAGCTGCTCAAAGGAGAAAACTTGGCCAATGTCATCGCCATTTTGGGGTCGATTGACATTGTGCTAGGGGAGGTCGACGGATGA